Proteins encoded within one genomic window of Jiangella mangrovi:
- the xdhC gene encoding xanthine dehydrogenase accessory protein XdhC gives MTTWIAGVTALRAARQRGVLVTLTDVRGHAPREAGAKMVVSATSTWASIGGGNLEADAVTRARTQLSAGAVVPETYTVSLSDKAPGQHGVQCCGGEVTVLLEPLPVVPAVAIFGVGHVGLELARILARHDLELHLVDSREESLSDVALAPLADAVANVHVHHIPVIPELVLAELPPGARVLVLTHDHAEDYAIVDAALRCDHLGAIGLIGSSAKWTRFRSRLLESLPVGVVDRVQTPIGLPGLSASKDPAAIAVSAAAALLASIDRENAHAGG, from the coding sequence ATGACGACGTGGATCGCGGGGGTGACGGCGCTGCGGGCCGCGCGACAGCGCGGGGTGCTGGTGACTCTCACCGACGTGCGCGGGCACGCGCCGAGGGAGGCCGGCGCCAAGATGGTCGTCTCGGCGACCTCGACCTGGGCGTCCATCGGCGGCGGCAACCTGGAGGCCGACGCCGTCACCCGAGCGCGGACGCAACTGTCGGCCGGCGCCGTCGTGCCCGAGACCTACACGGTGAGCCTGTCGGACAAGGCGCCCGGGCAGCACGGCGTCCAGTGCTGCGGCGGTGAGGTGACGGTGCTGCTGGAGCCGCTGCCCGTCGTGCCCGCCGTCGCGATCTTCGGGGTGGGCCACGTCGGCCTGGAGCTGGCCCGGATCCTGGCCCGGCACGACCTCGAGTTGCACCTGGTCGACTCGCGCGAGGAGTCGCTGTCCGACGTCGCCCTCGCCCCGCTGGCCGACGCGGTCGCGAACGTGCACGTCCACCACATCCCGGTGATCCCCGAACTGGTCCTGGCCGAGCTGCCGCCCGGCGCCCGCGTGCTGGTGCTGACGCACGACCACGCCGAGGACTACGCGATCGTCGATGCCGCGCTGCGCTGCGACCACCTCGGCGCGATCGGGCTCATCGGGTCGTCGGCGAAATGGACCCGGTTCCGGTCGCGGCTGCTCGAGTCGCTGCCCGTCGGCGTCGTGGACCGGGTGCAGACGCCCATCGGGCTCCCGGGGCTGTCCGCCAGCAAGGACCCGGCCGCCATCGCGGTGTCGGCGGCGGCCGCGCTGCTGGCCTCGATCGATCGGGAGAACGCCCATGCCGGAGGGTGA
- a CDS encoding DUF6986 family protein, whose translation MPEGEAGLAASLLGDLDARLAAADAALARAYPGERPGRQPVHTVYVPADRHTAGLVPAYGAAALDLLDEHAVRFAAIVGDPDLVARVRAKLAAEPVEDLRVDFEDGYVGRSDTDEDADVVRSATALVESGEKGEAAPFGGIRIKSLEALTRARSIRTLTSYVATLAAAGADLGHWVVTLPKVTSVDQVEAMVHACDVLETGLGLGRGALRFEVQIETPQSILGPDGTALVARMVQAAGSRLTGLHYGTYDYSAFCGIAAEQQSLEHPVADHAKLVMQVAAAGTGVRLSDGSTNVLPVGGAADVAAAWAAHHRLVRRSLERGFYQGWDLHPGQLPTRYAATYAFYRQGLSRATARLADYTRHTMSGIADEPATARALAAFLLRAVDCGAVDEAEVADGTGLGTADLHALADPRQADPRFQE comes from the coding sequence ATGCCGGAGGGTGAGGCGGGCCTGGCGGCGTCACTGCTCGGTGACCTCGACGCGCGGCTGGCGGCGGCGGACGCGGCGCTGGCCAGGGCGTATCCCGGGGAGCGGCCGGGGCGCCAGCCCGTCCACACGGTGTACGTCCCGGCCGACCGCCACACCGCCGGGCTCGTCCCGGCCTACGGCGCCGCGGCCCTGGACCTGCTGGACGAGCACGCGGTCCGGTTCGCGGCGATCGTCGGCGACCCCGACCTGGTGGCGCGCGTGCGGGCCAAGCTCGCCGCCGAACCGGTCGAGGACCTGCGCGTCGACTTCGAGGACGGGTACGTCGGCAGGTCCGACACCGACGAGGACGCCGACGTCGTCCGCTCCGCCACGGCGCTCGTCGAGAGCGGCGAGAAGGGCGAGGCGGCGCCGTTCGGCGGCATCCGGATCAAGAGTCTCGAAGCGCTCACTCGGGCGCGGAGCATCAGGACGCTCACGTCGTACGTCGCCACGCTGGCCGCGGCCGGTGCGGACCTCGGCCACTGGGTCGTCACCCTGCCCAAGGTGACGAGCGTCGACCAGGTCGAGGCGATGGTCCATGCCTGCGACGTGCTCGAGACCGGGCTGGGTCTCGGACGGGGTGCGCTGCGGTTCGAGGTGCAGATCGAGACGCCGCAGTCGATCCTCGGGCCCGACGGGACCGCACTGGTCGCGCGCATGGTCCAGGCCGCCGGGAGCCGGCTGACGGGGCTGCACTACGGCACCTACGACTACTCGGCCTTCTGTGGGATCGCCGCCGAGCAGCAGTCGCTGGAGCATCCGGTGGCCGACCACGCGAAGCTGGTCATGCAGGTCGCCGCTGCCGGCACCGGCGTGCGCCTGTCCGACGGCTCCACCAACGTGCTGCCGGTCGGCGGCGCCGCCGACGTCGCCGCGGCCTGGGCCGCCCACCACCGCCTGGTCCGCCGCTCGCTGGAGCGTGGCTTCTACCAGGGCTGGGACCTGCACCCGGGGCAGCTGCCGACGAGGTACGCCGCGACCTACGCCTTCTACCGGCAGGGGCTGAGCCGCGCGACGGCCCGGCTGGCGGACTACACGCGCCACACCATGAGCGGCATCGCCGACGAGCCGGCGACCGCCCGGGCGCTGGCGGCGTTCCTGCTGCGCGCTGTCGACTGCGGCGCCGTCGACGAGGCCGAGGTCGCCGACGGCACGGGCCTCGGGACGGCCGACCTCCACGCGCTGGCCGACCCGAGACAGGCCGACCCGAGATTCCAGGAGTAG